The genomic stretch GCCTACTCTATCTTTTTAACTCTACTAAATTCTACTAACCTGACAACATTGGTTAGGCCTTCGATCGGAGCAATAATCCTCCATTAATTTCCTAATGGTGGAAAAAACCGTCATTCAGAGCGTGGCGACGAGCGTCCAAGCTTTGTTGATGAGAATAACGCCGGGACCGTATGAGGTACGAAGTTGATGAAGAACAAAAGCTTGGTATTCCGATTGAGGAACAAAAACGTGCTTAAAGTGCAGCACGCTCCAATCACGAGTGGTAAGAGTCATATCCCTTCATTCGATTTTGAATGGTTTTGTAAATGGTCAAGTGTTTTTTGAGAAATTAGCCATCTTTAGAAATTATTTTCTTCAGTTTAACTTATGACCGAAATAAAAAATGCCCCTACAAAAGTAGGAGGAGAGCAGTTGAGGTGGTGTAAGGAAATCTTTGCCCCATCTGCCTCAGCGAATGCCAAGAGGTTATCCAATTCAAGGAGAGGAATGGAGAAAAATGAAATTAGTTTCGCGTTATTTGAACGGTTTTATCATTGCGACATTGTTAATCGGGCTATCTCCGCTATCGGCGTCTACGCAGGTACATGCTGCGAATGACGATGGAGGGAGACCGCGGCTGGAAGTGAACAGAACATTAACCGCCCCCGTTATCGACGGCAAACTGGACGAAACGATTTGGAAGATCGATCAGCCCATGACGCAGCAAGTCGGTGACGCTCCTAGGCGGGAGTCCAGTTTCGGACTGCTGTGGGACAATCAATATTTGTACATCGGCATGAAGACAGAGGATGACAACATGATTACAGGTGCCTCGGGAGATTGGCTCGATCAGGACAATATGAATGTGTTCATCGATCCGACGCTGCACCAGTCGGCTCCCTTCGCCAGCGACGACATGCAGATCGGCCTCGTGTATAAGCCGGGAACGACAACGCCGGAATTCCATTTCGGCGCAGCGCTGAACAACCATGCGGGCAAGGACGAGAAGAAGATTTTGCGGGCGATCAACAAGACGGAGAATGGCTGGTCTAGCGAGGTTGCGGTGCCATGGGATATGCTGCATATGGATCCGATGCTGTCGAATCAGCTCGGCATGGAATTTTCGGCTACGGACCGATACGATTCGGATAAAAGCAAGCAGACAACGAACTATTGGAGCGCTTATCAATCCAGTTCCTCTTGGAATGATACGAGCGGCTACGGAGTGATAGATCTTGTTGAAAGCAATCCCGTCTCCGGAAATGTAAGTCCGGTCCTGCTAGATGAAAACTTTGACTCTTATGCAGCGGGAAGCATTCCATTCGGCTGGATTTCCGACGTGAATGTGGGAAGCAATCCGTTCAGTATCGTGAAGGACCAAGACGGGAACGGGCGCCTGACTTTTGACGGCAGGGCTGGCGGCAAGCAGGCGAGAATAACGGCCCCAGTTGAGTGGGATAACTACTCGATTCAAGCGGACGTCAGATTTCATGCTGTTCTTGATAACGCTAGGTGGGCTGCTATCATGTTCCGAGGCGCCGCCAACGGAAAAAATCCGTACAATCAAATGGCAATCCGCGTGAACGGCATCTATGAAGTGGCCTATAAAACGCCGGCTGACACATGGTACGCCCCGACACCGGTCACCGGCACAACAGGGAAGACATTGACGTTGGGTGCGGATTACACGATGAAGGTTAGAGTGTTCGGCAACAATGTCAAAGAGTATCTGAAAGCGAAAAATGATGCCAATTTTACGCTCTTAACGGACAAAAATCTGTCCTCCGACGTTCTGCTGGAAAGAGGGAAAATCGGTCTGCAGGCCGACCAGAGCACGGTTTCATTCGATAATCTGAAGGTAACGAGGATTACAGCCGAGCAGCTTGAGCTTACGCTGCCGGATACATTGGAAGCGCTTACGGGTCCTATCGGCTCCGCCGGAAACGTCACTTACTCGGACGGAATTACCGAAGAGGTAACGAGCGACCGCTTCAAGCTGTATTCGTCCGATGAGAGCATCATCAAGGTGATAAACAATCAGTTGTATCCAATCAAGGCGGGCACGGCGAAGCTGACGGCGGTTTACGCGAATGCGAATACATCGCTGGACATGACCGTCACGCCTTCTCTCACGGGCGTCAAGGTGAATAGTCTCCAGCACGATCAGGGATATGTAACGGCAGTTACCGGCGTTCCTGTTGATCTCGCTTCTGTCAGCTTCAAGGCCGATTTCAGCGATTTCACGTCTGGTACGATTAAAGGCGACGAGCTGCTCTGGAGCACTGCCGGCAGCGATATTTCCTTCGCGGACGGGAAGATGACAGCCCTTCATAAAGGCGTGTACCCGGTCACCGCGCAAAAGGACGGCATTACCGTCACTATGCAAGTCGTGGCGAAGAATCCGACTGATAGCGAATATGTGCTGTACGAGGAGAACTTTGACTCGCTTGTCGACGGCTCCATGCCGCAGGGCTGGACGAGAAAGCAAGGCTCAACGGCAAGTAAAGCCGCTGTGAAGGCAGGCGTTTTCGAAATTGATGCCAGAACCTCGCCGGACAACCCTTCCCGCGTGCTGCTGCCTAATTATTTGGAATTGTTCGGAAACTACAAAATCGAAGCGGATGTTACGAATTTGGCAGCGAACGATACTGCACGATGGAATTCCATAATGTACCGCATTCAAAATAACGACTACCCGTATTATCAAATGGCCGTCAGGAAGGATGCTACGGCAGCCAACGGTGTTGAATTATCCGAGCAGACGCCGGACAGCACCTGGAACGTTTGGAACACCGGTTCTTTCAGTGAGGTAATTGACGGCGGGAAAATGTATCACTACACGATTAAAGCCTACGGCAACCGCGTGCAGGCATCGATCAACAATAAGGTCATAATCGATACCGATGCAGCTTCCGCTTATACCAAAGGAAGAATTGGCCTGCAGGCCAACGGCAGCCAAATGAGGGTGGACAACATCCGTATCACGCTGCAGCAGGACGCATTGCCTCCGCTGCCGGCCGACCGCTTTGTGCAAGTCAAGGAGCCGGAAACGAAAATCGCGCTTGCGCCGACAGTGGTGACTGAGCTGATAAGTGCCGAGCAATTGGAGTCGCTCGCTGAACCGAAGCTGCCGGCGACAGTGTTCCTGTATGTGAACGAACAATTAACGGTTACCGACCCTTCCGGTCAGACGGAAATCGGTAGCCTGGATTCCGTGCTTGCGGTAATCGGCACCAGAATGATACCGGCCTTCTATGTCAAGGACGTGCCGACGGTGGACCAGTTGGTCGAATATTTGCAAAGCGTGGGACTGGAAGATGCTGATATCATTTCCGACAACGGCGCGCTTGTGAAAAGAGCTCGCACGGCTTATCCGATCATTCGCGGAATCGTGGACTTTACCGCCAATACCGACTGGTCTGCGGAGAAGCTGCTGGAAATCCGCGGGCAAATGAACGCCAACAAGGCTAAAATCATACTGCTTCCGCAGAACGCAGCTTCACGTGACAATGTCTCTTATCTTCAAAAACGTGCGGTGACCGTATGGACTAAGGAGCAGTCTGCTCCGGCCGAGAAAAATTTGGCCATCCATACGCTTATTACCGCAGGGACGAACGGCATCGTGACGGATTCGCCGCTTCAAGCGATCGACGCCATGAAGCTTTATTCGAATCAGACGACACTTATTCGCAAGCCGTATATTGTCGGCCATAGGGGGCTTCCTTCCGTAGCGCCCGAGAATACGATCGTGGGCAATGTTCTGGCTATTGAAGCAGGGGCCGATTTTATCGAGAATGACGTGTATCTTTCCAAAGACGGCCATCTGGTCATTCTGCACGACGGCTCGCTGGAGCGCACGACAAATGGAACCGGATTTATCGAGAATTATACACTGGAGCAAATCAAGCAGTTGAATGCAAACAAGCAGTTTCCGTCAGCGTTTCATAATGTTCAAATTCCGACGCTGGAAGAGCAAATCGACCTCGCGAGACAATCGGGCAAAATGATTATGAACGAAATCAAGACGGGTAACACTGCCGTCATCGCAGCCTTCGTCAAGCTAGTCAAAGAGAAGCATGCCGAGGATCTCATCAATGTGATTGCGTTTGATGGTAATCAAATCAAAAGATTGAATGAGCAGATGCCCGAGCTGCCTTCCGGGTTACTGGGTAATGCTGGCATCACCGACTCTTCGAATGTGAGCCGGGCTATGCGCCAGACGCTGCTTACCGTTCAAAATCTTAATGCAGGATACAATCCACCTTACTCGGTGCTTAGTCAGGACTACCTGGAAGCTGTGAAGCACCGCGGTCTCCTGGTCTCGCCATGGACGTTCAACAACCGAAGCGATTTCATCCGCTTCTTCATGTACGGCACCTGGGGGCTGACAACCGACTATTCGAACTGGGCTTCCGATTGGACCGACTCGATCAAGCCGGGCCAAGAGACGTACACGCTGGCCGCGAACCAAAGCGTCGACGTATCTGCTGAAATTCAAACCTACAAAGGGGCTCTAACGACTATAGCACCCGAGATCGTTTTGCTAGACGGTCAGGACATCGTAGAAGTGAATGGCAGCATGGTCACAGCCAAGCAACCGGGGACGGCGCATGCGCTGCTGCGCTACACGACGACGATTGACGCAGGCAATCAGTATGACATTTATACGCAGCCTGTTTTGTTCACCGTAGAAGCAGTTATTAATGTACCAGTTGCAGGTGTAACTTTAGACAAAACTGAAGTTACATTGACAGAAGGCGAGCAAGCCCCGTTAACTGCAAACGTTGCACCTGAGGATGCAACGAATAAGGCAGTAACCTGGAGCTCCAGCAATGAAAATGTAGTAACAGTGGACGCTGACGGCTTATTAACCGCAGTAAAAGCAGGAACAGCAAACATCACGGTTACAACGGTAGATGGGGGCTTATCAGCAACAGCAGCTGTGACGGTAGAGGCGGCAGTTATTAATGTACCAGTTGCAGATGTTACGTTAGACAAAACTGAAGTTACATTGACAGAAGGGGAGCAAGCCGCGTTAACTGCAACCGTTGCACCAGAGAATGCAACGAATAAAGCAGTAACATGGAGCTCCAGCAATGAAAATGTAGCCAAAGTGTACGCTAACGGCTTAGTCATCGGAGTAAAAGCAGGAACAGCAAACATCACGGTTACAACGGTAGATGGGGGCTTAACAGCAACAGCAGCTGTGACGGTAGAAGCAGCAGTTATTAATGTACCAGTTGCAGGTGTTACGTTAGACAAAACTGAAGTTACATTGACAGAAGGGCAGCAAGCTCCGTTAACTGCAACTGTTGCACCAGAGAATGCAACGAATAAAGCAGTAATATGGAGCTCCAGCAATGAAAATGTAGCAACAGTGGGCGCTAACGGTTTAGTCATCGGAGTAAAAGCAGGAACAGCAAACATTACGGTTACAACGGTAGATGGGGGCTTAACAGCAACAGCAGCTGTGACGGTGGAAGCAGCAGTTATTAATGTACCAGTCGCAGGTGTTACGTTAGACAAAACTAAAGTTACATTGACAGAAGGGCAGCAAGCCTCGTTAACTGCAACCGTTGCACCAGAGAATGCAACGAATAAAGCAGTAACATGGAGCTCTAGCAATGAAAGTGTAGCAACAGTGGACGCTAACGGCCTAGTCATCGGAGTAAAAGCAGGAACAGCAAACATCACGGTTACAACGGTAGATGGAGGCTTAACAGCAACAGCAGCTGTGACGGTAGAAGCGGCGGTATCCAAACCAGGTGATGTTACAAACGTTAAAGTCGTGCCTGGAGTTCAGCAATTAGCTCTAACCTGGGAGGATCCAGCGGATATCACACAAGTGAAGCTAATGGTTAGCGGGGGAACCGCCACTGCGGTTTATACTGTGGATCAAGGTGTAGAAAGCTTTGTGGTAACAGACCTTGCCAATGGTACGGAATATAACATTCACATTAACACCATCGATGCTGATGGTAACGAATCTGATGGTTTCAGCGTGAAGGGAACACCAAAGGCAGCAACATCCGGTGGATCAGGTTCCACTGGAAACACATCAGACGGTGCAGAGGTTAATGACAACGGCCAAGTGAGCGTTAAACCGACGTTAAATGCTAATGGTAAAGCAGTAGCTAAGCTGGGCGCTGGTACGATGAAGAGAGCACTTGAACTAGCTACAGGCGGCAAGCTTCAAATTAAAGTAGAAGCTGCTGCGAATAGGAATGAATTAGAAATTGAGCTTCCAGTGGTTGATCTATTAAGCAATGGAAGTGCTTCGATCAACACCATCGAGGTCGATACAGGTTTTGCTACCGTAACGGTATCCACTAAGTTGATTTCTAGAAGTTCCGAAGCGGCGAAGAATGTGACGATTTCTGTAGCTAATGCCGATGTCTCCCGATTACCAGTTGAGACACAAGATCAATTGAAGGATGCTGTAGTGTATGACTTCAACCTAGCAGTTGACGGAAAGAAGGTCAGCGAGTTTGATGGTCGAAGTGACGTACAAGTGGCTGTACCATACGAGCTTCAACCAGGTGAGCATCCGAATAAGGTTGTCATTTACTACATCAACGACAACGGGGAGCTAAAGGTTGTAACGAATGGTAAGTACAATGCAGAAACAGGCAACGTAGAATTCAAGCCTAAACACTCCGGTAAGTATGCAGCAGCCTATGTGGAAGCAAGCTTTAAAGATGTAACGAAAGCATGGGCGAAGGATTCAATCGAAGCATTAGCGGCAAGAGGCATTGTCAGTGGAATGGGCGAAGGACAGTTCAAGCCAGACGGTAAAGTGACAAGAGCTGAATTTATTACGATGCTGATGAATGTATTCGGTCTAACGGATGCCAATGCAACAACAACGCTTTCCGACGTTAAGGCAGGGGCATGGTACTATGATCAAGTTGCAACAGCCTACCAGCTGGGCATCGTGAGTGGAAGACCCAATGGAAGCTTCGGCGTCCATGAAGAAATTACAAGACAAGACATGGCTGTTATGGCTTATCAAGCCGCTAATCATGTACAATTGCAGCTAAGCGGCAGCGCATCTGAAGCCTTTACAGATCGTCTTGCGATTTCTGATTATGCACAGAAAGCAGTAGCAGCGATGCAAGCTGAAGGCATTATTAATGGAATGGGTAATGGTGAATTTGCACCGAAACAACAGGCAACTAGAGCACAGGCTGCTGTTATTATTCATGCGATCTTAGATCGCATGTAAGATACCGATATCTATGTAAATACCAGGAGGATAGAAGAAGAGGGTTCCTGTAACTAGAGGAACCCTCTTCTTCATTTTTTTGTGCGTTAAAAATTTAAGTGAGCTAGGTGATCCGGGCGGAGTTTTGAAACTATAGAACTCTTCTTTGTTAACCGCGGTAATTGGATTTGACCAGCTCTTGATGCCCGTGATTTTTTTGGAAGCTGGTCCTATTTCCTTATTTCTCGTTCAAATATATCCGATTTTTGCAAAATATTACTCGTTATTGTAAATACAAGGGGGAAATTATTATTTAAAATGAACTCGTAGCTATAGTGAAAGGGGGGAATTGAGAGAGACATCCTCGATTTTCATAATCTCAAGACAACCGCTGTGGATGCGGATATCAGCTTTAGGGACTTGACCTCGTCTTAACGCAGCTGACCTTCTTCCAAAAATTGAAAGCGCTTCCTTATGGTGCTGCTTCGCATTTTCCAGTCAATGTGCACGAGGCGACCGTACTCTCTACTGGACGGCGATCCAAAGTCCATTCTGGTCGAATGGGATAACCCGATCATCTGCCGGTAAGCCGGTGTGACGGTCAGTAATGACGGCGCCGTAATGATCAGCTATGTCGTCGGGGCTCTGCTTGCCACCTTTGTCAAGTCCGGGGTCCCTCCCTACTACTTTTTTAGGAGAGGAATGAAGAAAAATGAAAAGGTCTTCGCGTTTTTTGAACGGTTTTATTATTGCGGCTATGTTAATCGGGCTATCTCCGCTATCGGCCCCTGCACAGGTACATGCTGCGGCTAGCGATGGAGGGACGAACCTGACCGTCACGACTGCTCTCGCGGACGTTAAGGTGAACAGCTTCCAGCACAATCAGGGATATGCAACAGCGGTCACCGGCGTGCCGGTCGATCTCGCTTCGGTCAGCTTCAAGGCTAATTTCAACGATTCCACGTCTGGCACGATCAACGGCGACCAGCTGCAGTGGAGCTCAGCAAGCAGCAATATTTCCTTTGCGGACGGCAAGATGACAGTCCTTAGTAAAGGCGTGTACCCGGTCACCGTGCAAAAGGATGGAGCTTCCATCACTATGCAGGTCGTGGCGAAGGATCCGGCGGATAGCGAATATGTGCTGTACGAAGAGAACTTTGACGCGCTTGCAAACGGCTCCATGCCGCAGGGCTGGACGAGAAAGGAAGGCTCGACGGCAAGCAAAGCCGCCGTGAAGGATGGCGCTTTTGAAATCGATGCTCTCGCTGCGCCGGACAACCCTTCCCGCGTGCTGCTGCCCGATTATTTGGGGCTTTTCGGGGACTACCAAATTGAAGCGGATGTCACGATTGTGGCGGCGAACGATAACGCACGATGGGATTCTATTATGTTCCGCATTCAAAACAACGACTATCCGTATTATCATATGAATGTCAGGAAGGGTGCTACGGCGGCAAACGGCATTGAATTTGCCCAGATGAGGTCGGACAAAACTTGGGAAGTGTTTAAAACCGCCTCGTTCAGCGAAGCGATTGACAGCAGCAAAATGTATCACTATATGGTGAAAGCTTACGGTAATCGGGTTCAATTATCAATCAACGACAAGCTGTTGATCGATAACGATGGGGCTTCCGCCTATACCAAGGGAGGAATAGGATTGCAGGCCAACGGCAACAAAATGCGCGTGGACAATATCCGCATCACGGTGCAGAAGGATGCTCTTACGGGCGACAAAGTGAATAGTCTCCAGCACGATCAGAGATATGTAACAGCGGTCGCCGGCGTGCCGGTCGATCTCGCTTCGGTCAGCTTCAAGGCTAATTTCAATGATTCCACGTCTGGCACGATCAAAGGCGATCAGTTGCAATGGAGCTCAGTTAGCAGCAATATTTCCTTTGCGGACGGCAAGATGACGGTCCTTAGTAAAGGCGTTTACCTGGTCACTGTGCAAAAGGATGGAGTTTCCATCACTATGCAGGTCGTGGCTAAGAATTCAGCCGATAGTGAATATGTGCTGTACGAAGAGAACTTTAACTCGCTTGCCAACGGCTCCATGCCGCAGGGTTGGACGAGAAAGCAAGGATCGACAGCAAGCAAAGCTGTTGTGAAGGATGGCGCTTTCGAAATCGATGCTCTCGCTGCGCCGGACAACCCTACCCGCGTGCTGCTGCCCGATTATTTGGGATTTTTCGGAGACTACAAAATCGAAGCGGATGTCACGATTGTGACGGCGAACAACAACTTACGATGGGATTCCATTATGTTCCGCATTCAAAACAACGACTATCCGTATTATCAAATGGCTGTCAGGCAGAATGCCACGGCGGCAAACGGTATTGAATTCGCCCAGCGAAAGCCGGACAACACCTGGGAAGTGTTTGAAACCGCCTCGTTCAGCGAAGCGATTAACAGCAGTAAAATGTATCGCTACACAGTGAAAGCTCACAGTAATCGGGTTCAATTGTCGATCAACAACAAGGTGCTGATCGATTCCGATGGGGCTTCCGCCTATACCAAGGGACAAATAGGCTTGCAGGCCGATGGCAACAAAATGCGGGTGGACAATATCCGCATCACGCTGCAGCAGGACGCCCTGCCTCCGATGCCGGCGGACCGGTTCGTGCAGGTCAAGGAGCCGGAGACGAAGATCGCGCTTGCACCGACAGTGGTGACCGAGCTGAAAAGCGCCGGGCAATTGGATTCGCTCTCCGGACCTCAGCTTCCGGCGACAGTGTTCCTGTATGTGAATAGCCAATTAACGGTCACTGACCCTTCCGGTCAGACGGAAATCGGTAGCCTGGATTCCGTGCTTACGGCAATCGACACCAGGATGATACCGGCCTTCTATGTCAAGGACGAGCAGACGGTTGACTCGTTGGTCGAATATTTGCAAAACGTGGGCCTGGAAGATGCGGATATCATCTCCGACAACGGTGCGCTTGTGAAAAGGGCGCGTGAGGCTTATCCGATCATTCGCGGAATCGTTGACTTTACCGCCAATATCGATTGGTCCGTAGAGAAGCTTCTGGAAATCCGCGGACATACGAACGTCAGTCAGGCTAAAATCATACTGCTGCCGCAGAACGCCGCTTCCAAGGACAACGTTGCTTATCTGCAGAAGCTCGGAATGACCGTATGGACCAAGGAGCAGGCTGTCCCGGCCGAGAAAAATTTGGCCATCCATACGCTGATCACCGCGGGGACGAACGGCATCGTAACGGATTCGCCGCTTCAAGCGATCGACGCCATGAAGCTTTATTCGAATCAGACGACGCTTGTTCGCAAGCCGTATATTGTCGGCCATAGAGGAATGCCTTCCACATCGCCCGAGAATACAATCGTGGGCAATGTTCTGGCTATTGAAGCGGGCGCCGAACTTATCGAGACTGACGTGTATCTTTCCAAAGACGGCCATCCGGTCATTCTGCATGATGGCTCGCTGGAGCGCACGACAAACGGAACCGGATTTATCGAGAATTATACGCTGGAGCAAATCAAGCAGTTAAATGCAAACAAGCAGTTTCCGTTAGAGTTTCACAATGTCCAAATTCCGACACTGGAAGAGCAAATCGACCTCGCGAGACAATCGGGTCTAGTTATTCAGGTCGAAGTCAAAACGAGCAACCCTGCCGTCATCGAAGCCATCGTTAAGCTGATCAAGGAGAAGCATGCCGAGGATCTGATCACTGTGATTTCGTTTGACAGCAATCAAATCAAAAGAATGAACGAACAGATGCCCGAGCTAACTACCGAATTGATTGTCGGTTCCGGCATCAGCAGAACTTGGGATGTGAATCGGGCCGTGCGTCAGACGCTGCTTACCGTTCAAAATCTTAATGCGGTTTACAATGCGAACTTTACGCTGCTCACTCAGGACTACATGGAAGCCGCAAAGCACCGCGGTCTCACGATCGCGCCGTGGACGTTCAATAACCGCAACGATTTGATCCAATTCTTCATGTACGGCACTTGGGGGTTGACAACTGACTATGCGTATTGGGCTTCCGATTGGACCGCCTCGATCAAGCCGGGCCAAGAGAAGTACACGCTGTCGGAGAACCAAAGCGTCGACGTATCTGCTGAAATTCAAACCTATAAGGGGGCTCTAACGACTATATCGCCCGAGATCGTTCTGCTGGACGGTCAGGACATCGTAGAAGTGAATGGCAGCACGATCACGGCTAAGCAGTCGGGCACGGCGCATGCGCTGCTGCGCTACACAACGACGATTGACGCAGGCAATCAGTACGACCTTTATACGCAGCCTGTTTCTTTTACCGTAGAAGCAGCAGTTATTAATGTACCCGTTGCAGGTGTAATTTTAGACAAAACTGAAGTTACATTGACAGAAGGCGAGCAAGCCTCGTTAATTGCAACCGCTGCACCAGAGGATGCAACGAATAAGGCAGTGACATGGAGCTCCGACAATGAGAATGTAGCAACAGTGGATGCTAACGGCTTATTAACCGCAGTAAAAGCAGGAACAGCAAACATCACGGTTACAACGGTAGATGGAGGCTTAACAGCAACAGCAGCTGTGACGGTAGAAGCGGCGGTATCAAAACCAGGTGATGTTACAAACGTTAAAGTCGTGCCTGGAGATCAGCAATTAGCTTTTACCTGGGAGGATCCAGCGGATATCACACAAGTGAAGTTTGTGGTTAGCGGGGGAACCGACACTGTGGTTTATACTGTGGATCAAGGTGTAGAAAGCTCTGTGGTAACAGACCTTGCCAATGGTACGGAATATAACATTCACCTTAGCACCATCGATGCTGATGGAAACGAATCTGACGGTTTCAGCGTAAAGGGAACACCAAAGGCAGCATCGCAGGTGGATACAACATCTCCGAGAGAGGTAACAGGACAAAAAGTGATTGTTAGCGACCAGAAGCTTATCTTAAGCTGGACTGACCCAACAGATAGCGATTTAGACTCCATTAAAATTAGCGGTCATGGTGACACGGAGACAGCAGATGTGTTTGTAGACAAAGGTGTTGAAACCTATACCTTTGAAGGATTAAGAAACAGAACACAATATGAGTTCCTGATTACCACCTTAGACACACATGGCAATGAATCTTCTGGTATTGTAGTGGTAGGTACACCAAGAGCAAACGATGACGGCAATACATCATCCGGTGGATCAGGTTCCACTGGAAACACATCAGACGGTGCAGAGGTTAATGACAACGGCCAAGTGAGCGTTAAACCAACGTTAAATGCCAATGGTAAAGCAGCAGCTAAGCTGGGCGCTGGAACGATGAAGAGTGCACTTGAAAAAGCCACAGGCGACACGCTTCAAATTAAAGTAGAAGCTGCTGCGAATAGGAATGAACTAGAAATTGAGCTTCCAGTAGATGAGCTATTAAGCAATGGAAGTGCTTCGATCAACACCATCGAGGTCGATACAGGTTTTGCTACCGTAACGGTATCCACTAAGTTGATTTCTAGAAGTTCCGAAGCGGCGAAGAATGTGACGATTTCTGTAGCTAAAGCCGATGTCTCCCGTTTACCAGCTGAGACACAAGATCAATTGAAGGATGCTGTAGTGTATGACTTCAACCTAGCAGTTGACGGAAAGAAGGTCAGCGAGTTTGATGGTCGAAGTGACGTGCAAGTGGCTGTACCATACGAGCTTCAACCAGGTGAGCATCCGAATAAGGTTGTCATTTATTACATCAGCGACAACGGGGAGCTAAAGGTTGTAACGAATGGTAAGTACAATGCAGAAACAGGCAACGTAGAATTCAAGCCTAAACACTCCGGTAAGTATGCAGCAGCCTATGTGGAAGCAAGCTTTAAAGATGTAACGAAAGCATGGGCGAAGGATTCAATCGAAGCATTAGCGGCAAGAGGCATTGTCAGTGGAATGGGCGAAGGACAGTTCAAGCCAGACGGTAAAGTGACAAGAGCTGAATTTATTACGATGCTGATGAATGTATTCGGTCTAACGGATGCCAATGCAACAACAACGCTTTCCGACGTTAAGGCAGGGGCATGGTACTATGATCAAGTTGCAACAGCCTACCAGCTGGGCATCGTGAGTGGAAGACCCAATGGAA from Paenibacillus sp. FSL H8-0548 encodes the following:
- a CDS encoding Ig-like domain-containing protein, with product MKLVSRYLNGFIIATLLIGLSPLSASTQVHAANDDGGRPRLEVNRTLTAPVIDGKLDETIWKIDQPMTQQVGDAPRRESSFGLLWDNQYLYIGMKTEDDNMITGASGDWLDQDNMNVFIDPTLHQSAPFASDDMQIGLVYKPGTTTPEFHFGAALNNHAGKDEKKILRAINKTENGWSSEVAVPWDMLHMDPMLSNQLGMEFSATDRYDSDKSKQTTNYWSAYQSSSSWNDTSGYGVIDLVESNPVSGNVSPVLLDENFDSYAAGSIPFGWISDVNVGSNPFSIVKDQDGNGRLTFDGRAGGKQARITAPVEWDNYSIQADVRFHAVLDNARWAAIMFRGAANGKNPYNQMAIRVNGIYEVAYKTPADTWYAPTPVTGTTGKTLTLGADYTMKVRVFGNNVKEYLKAKNDANFTLLTDKNLSSDVLLERGKIGLQADQSTVSFDNLKVTRITAEQLELTLPDTLEALTGPIGSAGNVTYSDGITEEVTSDRFKLYSSDESIIKVINNQLYPIKAGTAKLTAVYANANTSLDMTVTPSLTGVKVNSLQHDQGYVTAVTGVPVDLASVSFKADFSDFTSGTIKGDELLWSTAGSDISFADGKMTALHKGVYPVTAQKDGITVTMQVVAKNPTDSEYVLYEENFDSLVDGSMPQGWTRKQGSTASKAAVKAGVFEIDARTSPDNPSRVLLPNYLELFGNYKIEADVTNLAANDTARWNSIMYRIQNNDYPYYQMAVRKDATAANGVELSEQTPDSTWNVWNTGSFSEVIDGGKMYHYTIKAYGNRVQASINNKVIIDTDAASAYTKGRIGLQANGSQMRVDNIRITLQQDALPPLPADRFVQVKEPETKIALAPTVVTELISAEQLESLAEPKLPATVFLYVNEQLTVTDPSGQTEIGSLDSVLAVIGTRMIPAFYVKDVPTVDQLVEYLQSVGLEDADIISDNGALVKRARTAYPIIRGIVDFTANTDWSAEKLLEIRGQMNANKAKIILLPQNAASRDNVSYLQKRAVTVWTKEQSAPAEKNLAIHTLITAGTNGIVTDSPLQAIDAMKLYSNQTTLIRKPYIVGHRGLPSVAPENTIVGNVLAIEAGADFIENDVYLSKDGHLVILHDGSLERTTNGTGFIENYTLEQIKQLNANKQFPSAFHNVQIPTLEEQIDLARQSGKMIMNEIKTGNTAVIAAFVKLVKEKHAEDLINVIAFDGNQIKRLNEQMPELPSGLLGNAGITDSSNVSRAMRQTLLTVQNLNAGYNPPYSVLSQDYLEAVKHRGLLVSPWTFNNRSDFIRFFMYGTWGLTTDYSNWASDWTDSIKPGQETYTLAANQSVDVSAEIQTYKGALTTIAPEIVLLDGQDIVEVNGSMVTAKQPGTAHALLRYTTTIDAGNQYDIYTQPVLFTVEAVINVPVAGVTLDKTEVTLTEGEQAPLTANVAPEDATNKAVTWSSSNENVVTVDADGLLTAVKAGTANITVTTVDGGLSATAAVTVEAAVINVPVADVTLDKTEVTLTEGEQAALTATVAPENATNKAVTWSSSNENVAKVYANGLVIGVKAGTANITVTTVDGGLTATAAVTVEAAVINVPVAGVTLDKTEVTLTEGQQAPLTATVAPENATNKAVIWSSSNENVATVGANGLVIGVKAGTANITVTTVDGGLTATAAVTVEAAVINVPVAGVTLDKTKVTLTEGQQASLTATVAPENATNKAVTWSSSNESVATVDANGLVIGVKAGTANITVTTVDGGLTATAAVTVEAAVSKPGDVTNVKVVPGVQQLALTWEDPADITQVKLMVSGGTATAVYTVDQGVESFVVTDLANGTEYNIHINTIDADGNESDGFSVKGTPKAATSGGSGSTGNTSDGAEVNDNGQVSVKPTLNANGKAVAKLGAGTMKRALELATGGKLQIKVEAAANRNELEIELPVVDLLSNGSASINTIEVDTGFATVTVSTKLISRSSEAAKNVTISVANADVSRLPVETQDQLKDAVVYDFNLAVDGKKVSEFDGRSDVQVAVPYELQPGEHPNKVVIYYINDNGELKVVTNGKYNAETGNVEFKPKHSGKYAAAYVEASFKDVTKAWAKDSIEALAARGIVSGMGEGQFKPDGKVTRAEFITMLMNVFGLTDANATTTLSDVKAGAWYYDQVATAYQLGIVSGRPNGSFGVHEEITRQDMAVMAYQAANHVQLQLSGSASEAFTDRLAISDYAQKAVAAMQAEGIINGMGNGEFAPKQQATRAQAAVIIHAILDRM